One segment of Cyprinus carpio isolate SPL01 chromosome B20, ASM1834038v1, whole genome shotgun sequence DNA contains the following:
- the pgfa gene encoding snake venom vascular endothelial growth factor toxin ICPP isoform X3: protein MCAVDGQRLRFTFNMKRFIRVSQLTVILLYIPLVQVLTILGNSHSKVMLFPEAWGRSQCRSLERMVEVEQEYPGGVEHIYSPGCVPLLRCSGCCNDDKLSCFPASTHNISIQLLRITPAVRSREYVLLSFLEHQSCECRPRRHHLRNQHRRRRKGKRRRRRRGGRMRIETQPGYGDHYGR, encoded by the exons ATGTGTGCAGTGGATGGACAGCGGCTCCGGTTCACTTTCAACATGAAGAGATTCATCCGTGTGTCGCAGCTGACTGTGATTCTGCTCTACATTCCTCTTGTACAG GTTTTAACCATTCTGGGCAATTCCCACTCCAAAG tgatgCTGTTCCCCGAGGCGTGGGGCCGCAGTCAGTGTCGTTCTCTGGAGCGGATGGTGGAGGTGGAGCAGGAGTATCCCGGAGGAGTGGAGCACATCTACAGTCCCGGCTGCGTGCCACTGCTGCGCTGCTCCGGATGCTGCAATGATGACAAACTGTCCTGTTTCCCCGCCAGCACACACAACATCAGCATCCAG CTGTTGAGAATAACTCCGGCGGTGAGGAGCAGAGAGTACGTGCTGCTTTCCTTTCTGGAGCACCAGAGCTGTGAGTGCAG GCCCAGGCGACACCACCTGAGAAATCAGCA CAGAAGGAGGCGGAAGGGCAAACGCAGGAGGAGACGGAGAGGAGGACGGATGAGGATTGAGACGCAGCCGGG ATATGGTGATCATTATGGCAGATAG
- the pgfa gene encoding snake venom vascular endothelial growth factor toxin ICPP isoform X2: MCAVDGQRLRFTFNMKRFIRVSQLTVILLYIPLVQVLTILGNSHSKVMLFPEAWGRSQCRSLERMVEVEQEYPGGVEHIYSPGCVPLLRCSGCCNDDKLSCFPASTHNISIQLLRITPAVRSREYVLLSFLEHQSCECRPRRHHLRNQQRRRKGKRRRRRRGGRMRIETQPGSATHSHQCITFTH, translated from the exons ATGTGTGCAGTGGATGGACAGCGGCTCCGGTTCACTTTCAACATGAAGAGATTCATCCGTGTGTCGCAGCTGACTGTGATTCTGCTCTACATTCCTCTTGTACAG GTTTTAACCATTCTGGGCAATTCCCACTCCAAAG tgatgCTGTTCCCCGAGGCGTGGGGCCGCAGTCAGTGTCGTTCTCTGGAGCGGATGGTGGAGGTGGAGCAGGAGTATCCCGGAGGAGTGGAGCACATCTACAGTCCCGGCTGCGTGCCACTGCTGCGCTGCTCCGGATGCTGCAATGATGACAAACTGTCCTGTTTCCCCGCCAGCACACACAACATCAGCATCCAG CTGTTGAGAATAACTCCGGCGGTGAGGAGCAGAGAGTACGTGCTGCTTTCCTTTCTGGAGCACCAGAGCTGTGAGTGCAG GCCCAGGCGACACCACCTGAGAAATCAGCA AAGGAGGCGGAAGGGCAAACGCAGGAGGAGACGGAGAGGAGGACGGATGAGGATTGAGACGCAGCCGGGGTCAGCCACACACTCGCATCAGTGCATCACGTTCACTCATTAG
- the pgfa gene encoding snake venom vascular endothelial growth factor toxin ICPP isoform X1 has product MCAVDGQRLRFTFNMKRFIRVSQLTVILLYIPLVQVLTILGNSHSKVMLFPEAWGRSQCRSLERMVEVEQEYPGGVEHIYSPGCVPLLRCSGCCNDDKLSCFPASTHNISIQLLRITPAVRSREYVLLSFLEHQSCECRPRRHHLRNQHRRRRKGKRRRRRRGGRMRIETQPGSATHSHQCITFTH; this is encoded by the exons ATGTGTGCAGTGGATGGACAGCGGCTCCGGTTCACTTTCAACATGAAGAGATTCATCCGTGTGTCGCAGCTGACTGTGATTCTGCTCTACATTCCTCTTGTACAG GTTTTAACCATTCTGGGCAATTCCCACTCCAAAG tgatgCTGTTCCCCGAGGCGTGGGGCCGCAGTCAGTGTCGTTCTCTGGAGCGGATGGTGGAGGTGGAGCAGGAGTATCCCGGAGGAGTGGAGCACATCTACAGTCCCGGCTGCGTGCCACTGCTGCGCTGCTCCGGATGCTGCAATGATGACAAACTGTCCTGTTTCCCCGCCAGCACACACAACATCAGCATCCAG CTGTTGAGAATAACTCCGGCGGTGAGGAGCAGAGAGTACGTGCTGCTTTCCTTTCTGGAGCACCAGAGCTGTGAGTGCAG GCCCAGGCGACACCACCTGAGAAATCAGCA CAGAAGGAGGCGGAAGGGCAAACGCAGGAGGAGACGGAGAGGAGGACGGATGAGGATTGAGACGCAGCCGGGGTCAGCCACACACTCGCATCAGTGCATCACGTTCACTCATTAG
- the pgfa gene encoding snake venom vascular endothelial growth factor toxin ICPP isoform X4, whose protein sequence is MCAVDGQRLRFTFNMKRFIRVSQLTVILLYIPLVQVLTILGNSHSKVMLFPEAWGRSQCRSLERMVEVEQEYPGGVEHIYSPGCVPLLRCSGCCNDDKLSCFPASTHNISIQLLRITPAVRSREYVLLSFLEHQSCECRPRRHHLRNQQRRRKGKRRRRRRGGRMRIETQPGYGDHYGR, encoded by the exons ATGTGTGCAGTGGATGGACAGCGGCTCCGGTTCACTTTCAACATGAAGAGATTCATCCGTGTGTCGCAGCTGACTGTGATTCTGCTCTACATTCCTCTTGTACAG GTTTTAACCATTCTGGGCAATTCCCACTCCAAAG tgatgCTGTTCCCCGAGGCGTGGGGCCGCAGTCAGTGTCGTTCTCTGGAGCGGATGGTGGAGGTGGAGCAGGAGTATCCCGGAGGAGTGGAGCACATCTACAGTCCCGGCTGCGTGCCACTGCTGCGCTGCTCCGGATGCTGCAATGATGACAAACTGTCCTGTTTCCCCGCCAGCACACACAACATCAGCATCCAG CTGTTGAGAATAACTCCGGCGGTGAGGAGCAGAGAGTACGTGCTGCTTTCCTTTCTGGAGCACCAGAGCTGTGAGTGCAG GCCCAGGCGACACCACCTGAGAAATCAGCA AAGGAGGCGGAAGGGCAAACGCAGGAGGAGACGGAGAGGAGGACGGATGAGGATTGAGACGCAGCCGGG ATATGGTGATCATTATGGCAGATAG
- the pgfa gene encoding placenta growth factor isoform X5: protein MCAVDGQRLRFTFNMKRFIRVSQLTVILLYIPLVQVLTILGNSHSKVMLFPEAWGRSQCRSLERMVEVEQEYPGGVEHIYSPGCVPLLRCSGCCNDDKLSCFPASTHNISIQLLRITPAVRSREYVLLSFLEHQSCPGDTT from the exons ATGTGTGCAGTGGATGGACAGCGGCTCCGGTTCACTTTCAACATGAAGAGATTCATCCGTGTGTCGCAGCTGACTGTGATTCTGCTCTACATTCCTCTTGTACAG GTTTTAACCATTCTGGGCAATTCCCACTCCAAAG tgatgCTGTTCCCCGAGGCGTGGGGCCGCAGTCAGTGTCGTTCTCTGGAGCGGATGGTGGAGGTGGAGCAGGAGTATCCCGGAGGAGTGGAGCACATCTACAGTCCCGGCTGCGTGCCACTGCTGCGCTGCTCCGGATGCTGCAATGATGACAAACTGTCCTGTTTCCCCGCCAGCACACACAACATCAGCATCCAG CTGTTGAGAATAACTCCGGCGGTGAGGAGCAGAGAGTACGTGCTGCTTTCCTTTCTGGAGCACCAGAGCT GCCCAGGCGACACCACCTGA
- the cipcb gene encoding CLOCK-interacting pacemaker produces the protein MSTRLKDEGHMRAMARFKNKRMENSKPESERDSGFSDGGSVDQTDTDDVSRSSSRSSQLTAVVGGALQGLSPMIFMNNVVLKQSGENPSSLKPWAFSPAVEVVPQPQVVFLQPVVPQKSTSVPKGPLSKRRRHRKYLPILKSYPKIAPHPGDAAHKSSSSSSAGSSSSSSSVKSSSSSCGQKDSSASVQSPSALPASVESHATERRPESADGSLQTLAFNAQSIDTDNKIKRFCNTYNILSKSGLLDITLRTKELIRQNRRTQTELDRLREHTNLFMEALQTGDSATWSKLQTSMQEEDKGKDRTLRDEEKRK, from the exons ATGAGCACGAGGCTGAAGGATGAAGGTCACATGAGAGCCATGGCCAGGTTTAAAAACAAAAGGATGGAAAACTCCAAGCCGGAGTCTGAGAGGGACTCGGGCTTCTCAG ACGGCGGCTCGGTGGATCAGACGGACACAGACGATGTGTCACGGTCGTCCTCACGATCGTCGCAGCTGACCGCAGTGGTTGGTGGAGCTCTGCAGGGCCTCTCGCCAATGATCTTCATGAACAATGTGGTTCTAAAGCAG TCTGGTGAAAACCCTTCGTCTTTGAAGCCCTGGGCCTTCAGTCCGGCGGTGGAAGTGGTTCCGCAGCCTCAGGTGGTCTTCCTTCAACCCGTCGTCCCGCAAAAATCCACCTCGGTGCCAAAGGGACCCCTGTCTAAACGCCGTCGGCACAGAAAGTACCTCCCCATCCTCAAATCCTACCCCAAAATCGCTCCTCATCCTGGAGATGCGGCTCataagagcagcagcagcagctccgcTGGTAGTTCCAGCTCCTCTTCATCAGTCAAGAGCTCGTCTTCCTCTTGCGGTCAGAAAGACTCGTCTGCCAGCGTGCAATCACCCAGCGCTCTTCCTGCATCCGTCGAGTCACATGCGACCGAACGCAGACCCGAATCCGCAGACGGCTCCCTGCAGACGCTGGCATTTAATGCACAATCCATTGATACGGACAACAAGATAAAGCGCTTCTGCAACACTTACAACATCCTCAGCAAGTCAGGCTTGCTGGACATCACGCTGCGCACAAAAGAGTTGATCCGGCAGAACCGGCGGACGCAGACGGAGCTGGATCGCCTGCGCGAACACACCAACCTGTTCATGGAAGCGCTGCAGACGGGAGACTCGGCGACCTGGAGCAAGCTGCAGACGAGCATGCAAGAGGAGGACAAAGGGAAAGACAGGACGCTGCGAGACGAAGAGAAACGGAAGTGA
- the LOC109108133 gene encoding zinc finger protein 410-like isoform X1 has product MLSDELDSKPELLVEFVQSACVPLGQSLEEVDTRASCASLLDLSESALSHGSSPSLSDFGPERSPLVVQLQAPPPPPSILQDLQNHDSTSYVLLNLAKGLSAEPLVFVQDEAQEEISSGDCGAPWYLRVQELAHDSLIAATRAQLARDARSSPDHTHSGQSEQTHEPRVTSEKIHRCPYDSCHRTFSYPAHLRYHLKTHRNDRTFRCGAEGCGKSFYVLQRLQVHMRTHNGEKPFICSEKNCDKKFTTAGNLKNHRRTHTGEKPFLCEADGCGRSFAEYSSLRKHMLVHSGEKPHVCSICGKTFSQSGSRNVHMKKRHSAETPPPDSTDTAEALTHSSLLEEDGGGDSMVSVNLHHEILPTHGAADAVLVLTPPHDLVTMTTGHAYSDDVVTLL; this is encoded by the exons ATGCTTTCTGATGAACTTGACTCCAAACCTGAG CTGTTGGTTGAGTTTGTTCAGAGCGCGTGTGTCCCGCTGGgtcagagtctggaggaagtgGACACTAGAGCGTCCTGTGCTTCGCTGCTGGATCTGTCAG AGAGCGCTCTGAGTCATGGCTCCTCCCCCTCGCTGTCAGACTTCGGCCCTGAGCGAAGCCCATTGGTGGTTCAGCTGCAGGCTCCTCCCCCTCCGCCCAGCATCCTGCAGGACCTCCAGAACCACGACAGCACTTCTTACGTCCTGCTCAATCTGGCCAAAG GGCTGTCGGCCGAGCCGCTGGTGTTCGTTCAGGACGAGGCGCAGGAGGAGATTTCGTCCGGAGACTGCGGAGCGCCGTGGTACCTGCGGGTCCAGGAGCTGGCTCACGACAGTCTGATCGCCGCCACACGCGCACAGCTGGCCAGAGACGCACGCAGCAGCCCTGACCACACCCACAGCGGTCAGTCCGAGCAGACGCACGAGCCCAGAGTCACGTCAGAGAAGATCCACCGCTGCCCCTACGACAGCTGCCACCGGACCTTCAGCTACCCAGCACACCTCAGATACCACCTGAAGACACACCG gaacgACCGTACGTTCCGCTGCGGCGCTGAGGGTTGTGGGAAGAGCTTCTATGTTCTGCAGCGGCTGCAGGTTCACATGAGGACACACAACGGAGAGAAACCCTTCATCTGCAGCGAGAAGAACTGCGACAAGAAGTTCACCACCGCCGGCAACCTGAAGAACCACAGACGCACTCacaccg GTGAAAAGCCCTTCCTGTGTGAAGCTGATGGCTGCGGCCGATCTTTCGCAGAATATTCCAGTCTGCGCAAACACATGCTCGTACACTCGG GTGAGAAGCCGCACGTGTGCTCCATCTGCGGGAAGACGTTCTCTCAGAGCGGCAGCAGAAACGTTCACATGAAGAAGAGACACAGCGCCGAGACGCCGCCGCCGGACAGCACAGACACGG CTGAAGCGCTCACTCACAGCAGTCTGTTGGAGGAGGATGGCGGCGGTGATTCGATGGTCAGCGTCAATCTGCATCACGAGATCTTACCGACTCACG GTGCGGCTGACGCTGTCCTGGTTCTGACTCCGCCCCATGACCTGGTCACCATGACGACGGGCCACGCCTACAGCGATGACGTGGTCACTTTGCTCTAA
- the LOC109108133 gene encoding zinc finger protein 410-like isoform X2 — protein sequence MLSDELDSKPELLVEFVQSACVPLGQSLEEVDTRASCASLLDLSESALSHGSSPSLSDFGPERSPLVVQLQAPPPPPSILQDLQNHDSTSYVLLNLAKGLSAEPLVFVQDEAQEEISSGDCGAPWYLRVQELAHDSLIAATRAQLARDARSSPDHTHSGQSEQTHEPRVTSEKIHRCPYDSCHRTFSYPAHLRYHLKTHRNDRTFRCGAEGCGKSFYVLQRLQVHMRTHNGEKPFICSEKNCDKKFTTAGNLKNHRRTHTGEKPFLCEADGCGRSFAEYSSLRKHMLVHSGEKPHVCSICGKTFSQSGSRNVHMKKRHSAETPPPDSTDTAEALTHSSLLEEDGGGDSMVSVNLHHEILPTHDLRSSLEASEESNTHQFISETVST from the exons ATGCTTTCTGATGAACTTGACTCCAAACCTGAG CTGTTGGTTGAGTTTGTTCAGAGCGCGTGTGTCCCGCTGGgtcagagtctggaggaagtgGACACTAGAGCGTCCTGTGCTTCGCTGCTGGATCTGTCAG AGAGCGCTCTGAGTCATGGCTCCTCCCCCTCGCTGTCAGACTTCGGCCCTGAGCGAAGCCCATTGGTGGTTCAGCTGCAGGCTCCTCCCCCTCCGCCCAGCATCCTGCAGGACCTCCAGAACCACGACAGCACTTCTTACGTCCTGCTCAATCTGGCCAAAG GGCTGTCGGCCGAGCCGCTGGTGTTCGTTCAGGACGAGGCGCAGGAGGAGATTTCGTCCGGAGACTGCGGAGCGCCGTGGTACCTGCGGGTCCAGGAGCTGGCTCACGACAGTCTGATCGCCGCCACACGCGCACAGCTGGCCAGAGACGCACGCAGCAGCCCTGACCACACCCACAGCGGTCAGTCCGAGCAGACGCACGAGCCCAGAGTCACGTCAGAGAAGATCCACCGCTGCCCCTACGACAGCTGCCACCGGACCTTCAGCTACCCAGCACACCTCAGATACCACCTGAAGACACACCG gaacgACCGTACGTTCCGCTGCGGCGCTGAGGGTTGTGGGAAGAGCTTCTATGTTCTGCAGCGGCTGCAGGTTCACATGAGGACACACAACGGAGAGAAACCCTTCATCTGCAGCGAGAAGAACTGCGACAAGAAGTTCACCACCGCCGGCAACCTGAAGAACCACAGACGCACTCacaccg GTGAAAAGCCCTTCCTGTGTGAAGCTGATGGCTGCGGCCGATCTTTCGCAGAATATTCCAGTCTGCGCAAACACATGCTCGTACACTCGG GTGAGAAGCCGCACGTGTGCTCCATCTGCGGGAAGACGTTCTCTCAGAGCGGCAGCAGAAACGTTCACATGAAGAAGAGACACAGCGCCGAGACGCCGCCGCCGGACAGCACAGACACGG CTGAAGCGCTCACTCACAGCAGTCTGTTGGAGGAGGATGGCGGCGGTGATTCGATGGTCAGCGTCAATCTGCATCACGAGATCTTACCGACTCACG ATCTGCGCTCGTCTCTGGAAGCGTCTGAGGAATCAAACACGCATCAGTTCATCTCAGAGACGGTTTCCACATGA